Part of the Terrisporobacter glycolicus ATCC 14880 = DSM 1288 genome is shown below.
AGTATTCTCTATTTCATTATCAAAAGTTTCATAATATTTATAGCTAATTTGATATCTATCCGGCTGAGGATTTTCTTTATACCCTCTATTTTTAGGAACTGTTTTAATATCCATATCTTCCAAAGCATCCTTACACTCTGGCTGTAAATTTTGAGTTACATATCTTACTAATTCATTGGCAAGATTTATTACGTCTTTTGAGCTTCTATTTGACATATCCATCCTAAAACAACAGTCACTGTTTTCTATGAAATTTTTAAAAAACTTTGGGTCTGATGAAGAAAAAGTTCCTGTTATACTTTGATTTATATCCCCAACTCTTACAAGATTATTATGCTCTTCACAAATAAGTCCTATTATCTTTCCTTGAATTTCATTTGAATCCTGACACTCATCTTCAAATACATATTGGTATTTATTTTGATATTTTCTTTTTAAATCTTCATCAATACTTAAGGCTTTATATGCCAAAATCAACATATCATCATAGTCTAATAATCCATTGACTTTTAATTTTTTTTCATACTCAGTATAGATAGGAAGAATTATTTTTAAAACACCCCTACGATTTTCTTTCATATATTCATTTAATTTTTGTGGAGTAATATCTTTGTACTTAAGTTCACTTATGGTATTTTGAACTAAATCATAAAACCCCTTATCCCAAGCCTCTAACTGTCTATCTGCCCACATTTGATCTTTTTGCTCTTTCACAAAAAATCTAAATGCTTTTTCTCCCCCATTTAACTTGAAATTATTAATACAGTCACCAAGAATCATAGTTTTTTGCAAATCATCAGCTATATTAAAGTCTTCATTTAACATAACTATCTCTGGCTTTTCTTTTATAATTTTTACAGCCAAAGAGTGTATGGTCATTACTTCATAAGAATTTTTATCTTCTATATTTTCATCTTCAAGAATTTTCTTTATTCTAACCTTAAAGTTGTTCACTGCACTATTCATATAAGTTAAAATAAGTATCTTTCCTTTACCCTGTCTATTTTCTTCCAAAAGTTTTGCTACTAAATTTGTAACTATAAAAGTTTTACCAGCCCCTGGCACTGCAGGAACTGCCATTTTTCCACCTTCATACTTAATTATAGGAAGCTGGTCCTCTCTGTAATTTATCTTATCCATTAGTTATTTCTCCTTTATTCAAAAGCTTTAATAAAAGACTATATAGCATACTTTCCTGCATAAATCCATTTACACTATACTCACTTTTAAAAGCATATATTTTCTCACTATTTAATAGCAAGTTATAGATTAAATTATATAGATAGTATTTTTTGTTTCTATCTTCCATTTCATCACTATAAATTTCTTTTTCATTGAAAGATTTTCTAAGAACTAATGGATTTGCAATGTCTTTTTCTATTTTCATATTCCAAGCATTACTTCCTACATCTACCCATAATTGTATCTTTCTATTTATATTTGCACTTATATATGTGTAAGGCGTTGTAATAATTACTTTATCACTATTTTTCATATCTTCGATATCTGCAG
Proteins encoded:
- a CDS encoding ATP-dependent helicase; protein product: MDKINYREDQLPIIKYEGGKMAVPAVPGAGKTFIVTNLVAKLLEENRQGKGKILILTYMNSAVNNFKVRIKKILEDENIEDKNSYEVMTIHSLAVKIIKEKPEIVMLNEDFNIADDLQKTMILGDCINNFKLNGGEKAFRFFVKEQKDQMWADRQLEAWDKGFYDLVQNTISELKYKDITPQKLNEYMKENRRGVLKIILPIYTEYEKKLKVNGLLDYDDMLILAYKALSIDEDLKRKYQNKYQYVFEDECQDSNEIQGKIIGLICEEHNNLVRVGDINQSITGTFSSSDPKFFKNFIENSDCCFRMDMSNRSSKDVINLANELVRYVTQNLQPECKDALEDMDIKTVPKNRGYKENPQPDRYQISYKYYETFDNEIENTVKFVRNINKKYPDKSIGILVPYNDHVNLVAKELIKEDLEFEELGPNSLRKRRVIDNIALVIDFILNCDDKEKLIEVLDKVYIKTDNKEGKKDFIQLLREEHLTVENLLYDDECSKDIIIDTDSDLYQSFLYGIQNLKNIIEYPLTRIDKLILFIGDRMIIEKEERAIVDYLAFYVKYLVAENNSINLQQIYNLLSDRKNRVFSYIIEVVSEINGYEPLPGSITVCNYHKSKGLEWDCVFLLGMTEFNFPDNIYQKFQCDKWYLKEKYKNPEANIKAEIDFLLNGEVTKNYSKEIKESLIKEKIRLLYVGITRAKEMLILSASAKNSSTDKKKQNPSMYLNILKCIIDKKGE